One genomic region from Salinicola endophyticus encodes:
- a CDS encoding YafY family protein encodes MSRSERLFDLLQVLRRHRRPVSASVLAEATGVSVRTLYRDIASLRQQGAPIDGEAGVGYVLNPGFLLPPLMFSAEEIEALALGLKWAGERTDGPMGQAAREAMAKIEAILPAALRYRFEDDALVIVPSWEPTTREDLPLIRQALSEERKLALDYTDQTGARTERIVWPVNVGFFDSIRVLTAWCELRNAYRHFRVDRILGASILPERTPRRRHQMMKEWRKTLLTKTDSGER; translated from the coding sequence ATGTCCCGTTCCGAACGTCTGTTCGACCTGTTGCAGGTATTGCGTCGTCACCGTCGCCCGGTGAGCGCTAGCGTGCTGGCCGAGGCGACCGGTGTCAGCGTGCGTACGCTCTATCGAGATATCGCCAGTCTGCGCCAGCAGGGCGCGCCGATCGACGGTGAAGCGGGCGTGGGCTATGTGCTCAATCCTGGCTTCCTGCTACCGCCGCTGATGTTCTCGGCTGAGGAGATCGAAGCGCTGGCGCTGGGCCTCAAATGGGCCGGAGAGCGCACCGACGGGCCCATGGGGCAGGCGGCGCGGGAGGCCATGGCCAAGATCGAAGCGATTCTGCCCGCGGCATTGCGCTATCGCTTCGAGGACGATGCCCTGGTTATCGTCCCCAGCTGGGAGCCCACGACACGGGAAGACCTGCCCCTGATTCGTCAGGCCCTGAGCGAGGAGCGCAAGCTGGCGCTGGATTACACCGACCAGACAGGGGCGAGGACAGAACGGATCGTGTGGCCGGTGAACGTGGGTTTCTTCGATTCGATCCGGGTGCTGACCGCCTGGTGTGAGCTGCGTAATGCCTATCGTCACTTCCGCGTCGATCGCATCCTCGGCGCCAGCATATTGCCCGAGAGAACTCCCAGGCGCCGTCACCAGATGATGAAGGAGTGGCGCAAAACCCTACTGACAAAAACTGACAGTGGTGAGCGTTAG
- the dkgB gene encoding 2,5-didehydrogluconate reductase DkgB, which translates to MSRHLLPQPGLGTYRLKEQAVIDSVTSALDLGYRHLDSAQMYGNEAAVGKAVRQSGIPRDELFITTKIWWDQLEPAALTASLEQSLDAFGLEHVDLALIHWPSPEDKVPMADYLGALDACRQRGLTRHIGVSNFTIAQIDQALALPGGEHLVTNQIEVHPFLANRALVEHCQAKGLEVTAYMPLAVGRVMDNDVLQRIAERHAVTPAQIALAWVAARDIIVIPSSTKPEHQKANLEALELRLSDAEIAEIDGLDRGERIADPDFAPTWDE; encoded by the coding sequence GTCATCTTCTGCCGCAGCCGGGTCTGGGAACCTATCGCCTCAAGGAGCAGGCGGTCATCGACTCGGTGACCTCGGCGCTCGACCTCGGTTATCGCCACCTCGATAGCGCCCAGATGTATGGCAACGAGGCGGCGGTGGGCAAGGCGGTGCGCCAGAGCGGCATCCCCCGCGACGAGCTCTTCATTACCACCAAGATCTGGTGGGATCAGCTCGAGCCGGCGGCGCTCACCGCCAGCCTGGAACAGAGTCTCGACGCCTTCGGCCTCGAACACGTCGATCTAGCCCTGATCCACTGGCCTTCGCCAGAAGATAAGGTGCCCATGGCGGACTATCTGGGCGCACTCGACGCCTGTCGCCAGCGCGGCCTGACCCGGCATATCGGGGTGTCCAATTTCACCATTGCGCAGATCGATCAGGCTTTGGCGCTGCCCGGCGGCGAGCATCTGGTGACCAACCAGATCGAAGTGCATCCGTTCCTGGCCAACCGTGCACTGGTCGAGCATTGTCAGGCCAAGGGGCTCGAGGTGACCGCCTACATGCCGCTGGCGGTGGGCCGGGTAATGGACAATGACGTACTCCAGCGCATCGCTGAGCGCCATGCGGTGACCCCGGCGCAGATCGCGCTGGCCTGGGTCGCCGCCCGCGATATCATCGTCATTCCGTCGTCGACCAAGCCAGAACACCAGAAGGCCAATCTCGAGGCGCTGGAGCTTCGCTTGAGCGATGCCGAGATCGCCGAGATCGATGGACTCGACCGCGGCGAGCGCATTGCCGATCCTGATTTTGCCCCGACCTGGGACGAGTAA
- a CDS encoding helix-turn-helix transcriptional regulator, with protein sequence MITGPQMRAARALLGIDQRALAALAGVSVPTIQRMEASPSTVRGVIGSLTKVVEALERAGVELIGDEAISQATGRGVRLKTAPGES encoded by the coding sequence ATGATCACCGGTCCTCAAATGCGTGCCGCCCGTGCCCTGCTGGGCATCGATCAGCGTGCCCTGGCGGCGCTGGCGGGGGTGTCGGTGCCCACCATCCAGCGCATGGAAGCCAGCCCCAGCACCGTGCGCGGCGTCATCGGCAGCCTGACCAAGGTGGTGGAGGCGCTGGAGCGCGCCGGTGTCGAGCTGATCGGCGATGAGGCGATCAGCCAGGCCACCGGGCGCGGTGTGCGTCTCAAGACCGCGCCCGGCGAGTCTTAA
- a CDS encoding glutathione S-transferase, with product MSRELIFYTNPQSRGNTVQWMLEEVGQPYETRVLSFGAPMKAPDYLAINPMGKVPAIRHGSVVVTEAAAICAYLADAFPEAGLAPIPPARGDYYRWFFFTAACAEPAMSDHAAGWKADTPEMQRQSGYGSFEMTYDALACWLAGRSFVAGERFSAADVYLVSLLNFGMTFDAIPRRPEFDAYVAPLLERPAKKRAEARIAELMAESDPTAP from the coding sequence ATGAGCCGGGAATTGATCTTCTACACCAACCCCCAGTCACGCGGTAATACGGTGCAATGGATGCTGGAGGAAGTTGGCCAGCCTTACGAGACCCGAGTGCTGAGTTTCGGTGCCCCCATGAAAGCGCCCGATTACCTGGCCATCAATCCTATGGGCAAGGTGCCCGCCATTCGTCACGGCAGTGTCGTGGTCACCGAAGCGGCGGCGATCTGCGCTTATCTGGCTGACGCCTTCCCCGAGGCTGGCCTGGCGCCGATACCGCCTGCGCGTGGCGACTATTACCGCTGGTTTTTCTTCACCGCTGCCTGTGCTGAACCGGCCATGTCCGACCATGCCGCCGGCTGGAAAGCCGATACCCCCGAGATGCAGCGACAGTCTGGCTACGGGTCGTTCGAGATGACCTATGACGCACTGGCATGCTGGTTGGCCGGACGCTCCTTTGTCGCGGGTGAGCGCTTCAGTGCGGCGGATGTCTATCTGGTTTCGTTGCTCAACTTCGGGATGACGTTCGACGCGATTCCGCGTCGGCCGGAATTCGACGCCTACGTCGCCCCGTTGCTGGAGCGTCCCGCCAAAAAGCGGGCCGAGGCGAGAATTGCCGAGTTGATGGCCGAGTCTGATCCGACAGCCCCGTAG
- a CDS encoding amino acid aminotransferase has translation MFEKIERVPGDAILGLIEAYNQDSNPQKVDLGVGVYRDAHGHTPIMRAVKQAEAYLLEHEQTKSYIGSHGDPRYGKVLLPLVLGADSPVLAADRASATQSPGGTGALRLAADFIKSNLPGKRIWLSDPTWPNHLGIFDAAGIEMRKYPYVSADNRLDFDAMLATLKEVPQGDVVLLHACCHNPSGFDLDREQWQQVLEVVKSRGLLPLVDFAYQGFGEGLEADAYGVRLMAENLDEVLITSSCSKNFGLYRERTGCLIVIAKNAEQMQNVRSQMAIVARENYSNPPSHGAAVVTEILESAELARVWREELTEMCDRINGLRSDLVAALEPYGLDKRFAHVAAQRGMFSYTGLSTEQVKRLRDEFSIYMVGSGRANVAGFTSENLPYVAKAIAAVVD, from the coding sequence ATGTTTGAGAAGATCGAGCGCGTTCCCGGGGATGCCATTCTCGGGTTGATCGAAGCCTACAACCAGGATAGCAATCCGCAGAAGGTCGATCTCGGCGTCGGCGTCTATCGCGATGCCCACGGCCACACGCCGATCATGCGCGCCGTGAAGCAGGCCGAGGCGTATCTGCTGGAGCACGAGCAGACCAAGAGCTATATCGGCTCGCACGGCGATCCGCGCTACGGCAAGGTGCTGCTGCCACTGGTGCTGGGCGCCGACTCCCCCGTGCTGGCGGCCGACCGTGCCAGCGCCACGCAATCGCCGGGCGGTACCGGCGCACTGCGGCTAGCGGCGGACTTCATCAAGTCGAACCTGCCGGGCAAGCGCATCTGGCTCTCCGACCCCACCTGGCCCAACCATCTGGGCATCTTCGACGCCGCCGGCATCGAGATGCGCAAGTACCCCTATGTCAGTGCCGACAACCGCCTCGACTTCGACGCCATGCTGGCGACGCTCAAGGAGGTGCCGCAGGGTGACGTGGTGCTGCTGCACGCCTGCTGTCACAACCCCTCGGGCTTCGATCTCGACCGCGAGCAGTGGCAGCAGGTGCTGGAAGTGGTCAAGTCGCGCGGCCTGCTGCCGCTGGTGGACTTCGCCTACCAGGGCTTCGGCGAGGGACTGGAAGCAGACGCCTACGGCGTGCGGTTGATGGCCGAGAACCTCGACGAGGTGCTGATCACCAGCTCCTGCTCGAAGAACTTCGGCCTCTACCGCGAACGCACCGGCTGCCTGATCGTGATCGCCAAGAATGCCGAGCAGATGCAGAACGTGCGCTCGCAGATGGCGATCGTGGCGCGCGAGAACTACTCCAACCCGCCCTCCCACGGTGCCGCCGTGGTCACCGAGATTCTCGAGTCGGCGGAGCTGGCGCGGGTATGGCGCGAGGAGTTGACCGAGATGTGCGACCGTATCAACGGCCTGCGTAGCGACCTGGTCGCCGCGCTCGAGCCCTACGGTCTCGACAAGCGCTTCGCCCACGTCGCGGCCCAGCGCGGCATGTTCTCCTACACCGGGCTGAGCACCGAACAGGTCAAGCGCCTGCGCGACGAGTTCAGCATCTACATGGTCGGCTCTGGCCGCGCCAATGTGGCCGGCTTCACCAGCGAGAACCTGCCCTACGTGGCCAAGGCGATCGCCGCCGTGGTCGACTGA
- a CDS encoding aldo/keto reductase, which translates to MQFRRLGQTGLKVSPLCLGTMTYGTPRWRDWVLDEAQSRPFIQQALEAGINFFDTADMYSDGESERVVGKALNDFARREEVVVATKVYNPTGNRSPNERGLSRKHIHHAIDASLGRLGMEYVDLYQTHRWDYDTPIEETMEALHEVVKAGKARYIGASSMHAWQFAKAQHVAERNGWTRFVTMQPMVNLIYREEEREMLPLCRDQGVGVIPWSPLARGILAGSKAVGSEGSTTRARSDEQMRAWNLGQDRDAPVIEALGQVAAQRNVSPAQVALAWLLQKPGITAPIVGASKAHHLDQALGALDITLSEEEIAALEAPYVPHEVVGFS; encoded by the coding sequence ATGCAATTCCGTCGTCTCGGCCAGACCGGCCTCAAGGTCTCTCCGCTGTGTCTCGGCACCATGACCTACGGCACGCCACGCTGGCGCGACTGGGTCCTCGACGAGGCCCAGAGTCGGCCCTTCATCCAGCAGGCGCTGGAGGCCGGAATCAACTTCTTCGATACCGCCGACATGTACTCCGACGGCGAGTCCGAGCGCGTAGTGGGCAAGGCGCTCAATGACTTCGCCCGGCGCGAGGAGGTCGTGGTGGCGACCAAGGTCTACAACCCCACCGGCAACCGCTCGCCCAACGAACGCGGGCTCTCGCGCAAGCATATTCACCACGCCATCGACGCCTCGCTCGGTCGGTTGGGGATGGAGTACGTCGATCTCTACCAGACCCATCGCTGGGACTACGACACCCCCATCGAGGAGACCATGGAAGCGCTGCACGAGGTGGTCAAGGCGGGCAAGGCCCGCTATATCGGCGCCTCCAGCATGCACGCCTGGCAGTTCGCCAAGGCGCAGCACGTCGCCGAGCGCAACGGCTGGACGCGCTTCGTCACCATGCAGCCGATGGTCAATCTGATCTACCGCGAGGAAGAGCGCGAGATGCTGCCGCTGTGCCGCGACCAGGGCGTAGGTGTGATCCCCTGGAGCCCGCTGGCGCGCGGCATTCTCGCCGGCAGCAAGGCGGTGGGCAGCGAGGGCAGCACCACCCGCGCACGTAGCGACGAGCAGATGCGTGCCTGGAACCTGGGCCAGGATCGAGACGCCCCGGTGATCGAGGCGCTGGGCCAGGTGGCCGCGCAGCGCAATGTGTCGCCGGCCCAGGTCGCGCTGGCGTGGCTGTTGCAAAAGCCCGGTATCACCGCACCGATCGTCGGCGCGAGCAAGGCACATCATCTCGATCAGGCGCTGGGCGCACTCGATATCACCCTGAGCGAAGAGGAGATCGCGGCGCTGGAGGCCCCCTACGTGCCCCACGAGGTGGTCGGCTTCAGCTGA
- a CDS encoding SulP family inorganic anion transporter, with protein MKHVRTARSPGFAALFTPKLVTVLREGYGLAKLRADLVAGLTVAVVALPLSMAIAMASGASPAQGLYTSIVGGFMVSLLGGSRFQIGGPAGAFIVLVAATVQAHGMAGLLLATLLSGVMLAMIGWLRLGSLIRLIPYPVTVGFTAGIALIIFASQLKPLLGLTFAGQEPGPLLEKLPAIWQALPTASPITLVLALATIAIIVLIKRWRPRWPGMLVAIAVSAGAATLLDLPVATIGSAFGGIPQTLPMPSLPAFSWHQVIEILPSAVAFTLLGAIESLLSAVVADGMSGRRHRANCELVAQGAANVASALFGGICVTGTIARTATNVRAGAVSPLAGMLHALLLLLFILVAAPLLNYVPLASLAGVLAVVAWNMVEKHAFASLLRASRGDAAVLLITLSLTVFRDLIEGILAGTLLGALLFIQRMSHSVGAAQMPWVPEDVADASLDYHDSGLSPADPELVVYRLSGAWFFGAATSIESILSRVSDRHRGLILDFSQVPFIDVSAARTLEGVLGASRRAGIRIALTGTRSDMRRVLFANGVRPPLVRYERSIEAAVKKLRG; from the coding sequence ATGAAGCATGTCCGCACCGCCAGGTCGCCGGGTTTCGCGGCGCTCTTCACCCCCAAGCTGGTGACCGTCCTGCGCGAAGGGTATGGGCTCGCCAAGCTGCGCGCCGATCTGGTTGCCGGGCTGACCGTGGCCGTCGTCGCACTGCCGCTGTCGATGGCCATCGCCATGGCTTCCGGCGCCTCTCCTGCCCAGGGGCTCTACACCTCGATCGTCGGTGGTTTCATGGTCTCGCTGCTGGGCGGCAGCCGCTTTCAGATCGGCGGGCCGGCGGGCGCGTTCATCGTGCTGGTGGCGGCGACCGTACAGGCCCACGGCATGGCCGGGCTGCTGCTGGCCACGCTGCTGTCCGGGGTGATGCTGGCGATGATCGGCTGGCTGCGGCTGGGCAGTCTGATTCGCCTGATCCCCTATCCGGTCACGGTCGGTTTCACTGCCGGGATCGCGCTGATCATCTTCGCCAGCCAGCTCAAGCCGCTGCTGGGGCTGACCTTCGCCGGGCAGGAGCCCGGCCCGCTGCTGGAGAAGCTGCCGGCGATCTGGCAGGCGCTGCCCACGGCCAGCCCGATCACTCTGGTACTGGCGCTGGCGACCATCGCTATCATCGTCCTGATCAAACGCTGGCGACCGCGCTGGCCGGGTATGCTGGTGGCGATAGCGGTGTCGGCGGGGGCGGCGACGCTGCTGGATCTACCGGTGGCGACCATCGGCTCCGCCTTCGGCGGGATTCCGCAAACGCTGCCGATGCCGTCGCTGCCGGCATTCTCCTGGCATCAGGTGATCGAGATTCTGCCCAGCGCCGTGGCCTTCACGCTGCTGGGGGCGATCGAGTCGCTGCTCTCGGCGGTGGTGGCGGATGGCATGAGCGGGCGGCGTCATCGCGCCAACTGCGAGCTGGTGGCGCAGGGCGCGGCCAACGTCGCCTCGGCGCTGTTCGGCGGTATCTGTGTCACCGGCACCATCGCGCGCACGGCCACCAACGTGCGCGCCGGTGCCGTGAGCCCGCTCGCCGGCATGCTGCATGCGCTGTTGCTGCTGCTGTTCATTCTGGTGGCAGCGCCGCTGCTGAACTACGTGCCGCTGGCGAGCCTGGCCGGGGTGCTGGCGGTGGTGGCCTGGAACATGGTCGAGAAGCACGCTTTCGCCAGCCTGCTGCGAGCGTCGCGGGGGGATGCCGCGGTGCTGCTGATCACTCTGTCATTAACGGTCTTTCGCGATCTGATCGAGGGGATTCTGGCCGGCACGCTGCTGGGTGCGCTGCTGTTCATCCAGCGCATGTCGCACAGCGTGGGGGCGGCGCAGATGCCCTGGGTGCCGGAGGACGTGGCGGACGCGAGCCTGGATTATCATGACTCGGGGCTATCGCCCGCCGACCCCGAACTGGTGGTCTATCGGCTCTCCGGCGCCTGGTTCTTCGGCGCCGCCACCTCGATCGAGTCGATCCTTTCGCGGGTATCCGATCGCCACCGCGGGCTGATTCTCGATTTCAGCCAGGTGCCCTTCATCGATGTCAGCGCCGCCCGTACCCTGGAGGGCGTACTCGGTGCCTCGCGCCGTGCCGGTATCCGCATCGCCCTGACCGGGACCCGCAGTGACATGCGCCGGGTGCTGTTCGCCAACGGCGTGCGGCCACCGCTGGTGCGCTATGAACGCTCCATCGAGGCGGCGGTGAAGAAGCTGCGCGGCTGA